Proteins encoded in a region of the Raphanus sativus cultivar WK10039 chromosome 8, ASM80110v3, whole genome shotgun sequence genome:
- the LOC108819197 gene encoding uncharacterized protein LOC108819197, whose translation MVQTPKTGAASPSELQQHPSKKWLNRTRTFLDVPNPKIVTIFLISIFATFSSGIAFVFEWIFHGRSHAGFQWIIYYGLSLIFLPVFVFLGLGIVIAVTTRHESKQVASSVVEGEEEQQHVDHSAGKGGSNEENDHDKNCQSLAVVIDEYDKKCNEKALEHKTSKLERAVSFPLRSQVRSCRTR comes from the coding sequence atggtCCAAACGCCAAAGACCGGTGCGGCTAGCCCATCAGAGCTGCAGCAGCATCCATCAAAAAAGTGGCTCAACCGCACCAGAACGTTTTTAGACGTTCCTAATCCGAAAATCGTCACAATCTTTCTCATAAGTATCTTCGCCACGTTTTCCTCAGGCATTGCTTTCGTCTTTGAGTGGATATTTCATGGCAGGAGCCACGCCGGTTTCCAATGGATCATCTACTACGGCTTGTCCCTTATCTTTCTTCCTGTTTTCGTCTTTCTCGGTCTTGGTATCGTCATTGCTGTTACGACCAGGCACGAGTCAAAGCAGGTTGCTAGCTCGGTCgtggaaggagaagaagaacaacaacatGTCGATCATTCTGCAGGTAAAGGTGGCAGCAATGAAGAAAATGATCATGATAAAAACTGTCAGAGTTTGGCTGTTGTGATTGATGAATATGACAAAAAGTGCAATGAGAAAGCGTTGGAGCATAAAACCTCAAAACTAGAACGCGCCGTCTCGTTCCCTTTGCGTAGTCAAGTAAGATCATGCCGGACTAGGTGA
- the LOC108819449 gene encoding uncharacterized protein LOC108819449: MSERQDTGDVSLSVKHEEDVSPESLAWADSCIISFPDDSDNNDWGTFRDALTEIIDIHPQIFVPTESTTSVRSQDEVMTEPESVQIPQAADSSSREQVSEIVSLLNFESDPSKNSLPDHYFPAENRTNHGPVDNHHTTGIESIEEDGSVSNGEADEEEPESETPQVFKDDFMSGYVEDNNNAEEVDILEDPDKLTPQEIFKVWDLKIVGEDDEEDGLVMQVKQALDESSTIQLPIVDDHVVVEKSYIDDLIAGITDLSLTETFE; encoded by the coding sequence ATGTCTGAACGACAAGACACAGGAGATGTTTCTCTTTCCGTCAAACACGAGGAAGATGTTTCACCTGAATCTTTAGCTTGGGCTGATTCCTGCATCATTAGCTTCCCTGATGATTCAGACAACAACGACTGGGGAACGTTTAGAGATGCTTTAACAGAGATCATTGATATCCATCCACAGATCTTTGTTCCGACAGAATCAACAACAAGTGTCCGGTCTCAAGACGAGGTTATGACAGAACCCGAGTCAGTTCAGATACCACAAGCTGCTGACAGTTCATCGAGGGAACAAGTCAGCGAGATTGTCTCTTTGCTGAACTTTGAATCAGACCCGTCCAAGAACTCTTTGCCAGATCACTACTTTCCAGCTGAGAACAGAACAAATCATGGACCAGTGGACAATCATCATACCACAGGTATTGAAAGTATAGAAGAGGATGGTTCTGTGAGCAACGGAGAGGCGGATGAAGAAGAACCAGAGTCTGAAACGCCTCAAGTCTTCAAGGATGATTTCATGAGCGGTTACGTTGAAGACAACAACAACGCTGAAGAAGTTGATATTTTAGAGGATCCCGATAAGCTTACTCCGCAAGAGATTTTCAAGGTGTGGGATCTTAAGATCGTGGGAGAAGATGATGAGGAAGATGGGTTGGTGATGCAAGTGAAGCAAGCACTCGATGAGTCTTCCACGATCCAGCTACCCATTGTTGATGATCATGTTGTTGTGGAGAAGAGTTATATCGATGATCTGATAGCTGGGATTACGGATCTGTCTCTGACAGAAACGTTTGAGTGA
- the LOC108822064 gene encoding V-type proton ATPase subunit c1 produces the protein MSTFSGDETAPFFGFLGAAAALVFSCMGAAYGTAKSGVGVASMGVMRPELVMKSIVPVVMAGVLGIYGLIIAVIISTGINPKAKSYYLFDGYAHLSSGLACGLAGLSAGMAIGIVGDAGVRANAQQPKLFVGMILILIFAEALALYGLIVGIILSSRAGQSRAE, from the exons ATGTCTACGTTCAGTGGAGATGAAACCGCTCCTTTCTTCGGCTTCCTCGGCGCTGCCGCTGCCCTCGTCTTCTCCT GCATGGGAGCTGCATACGGGACAGCCAAGAGTGGCGTTGGAGTGGCATCGATGGGTGTGATGAGGCCAGAGTTGGTGATGAAGTCTATTGTCCCTGTTGTCATGGCTGGTGTGTTGGGTATCTATGGTTTGATTATTGCTGTTATCATCAGTACCGGGATCAACCCCAAGGCCAAATCTTACTACCTCTTCGACGGATATGCGCATCTCTCTTCTGGTCTCGCTTGTGGCCTTGCTGGTCTTTCTGCTGGAATGGCCATTGGTATTGTTGGTGATGCTGGTGTCAG GGCCAATGCTCAACAGCCAAAGCTTTTCGTTGGTATGATTCTTATCCTCATTTTCGCTGAAGCTCTGGCTCTATACGGTCTCATCGTGGGGATCATCTTGTCTTCCCGAGCTGGTCAGTCCAGAGCCGAATGA
- the LOC108820872 gene encoding B-box zinc finger protein 19 isoform X2, whose amino-acid sequence MTDYSLRVHMCNKLASRHVRVGLAEPSNAPCCDICENAPAFFYCEIDGSSLCLQCDMLVHVGGKRTHGRFLLLRQRIEFPGDKPKPNNTRDNLQNQRVSANANGEANGKTDDEMIDLNANPQRVHEPSSNNQGIDVNNTNNHEPAGVGPFKRESEK is encoded by the exons ATGACTGACTACTCTTTAAGG gtTCATATGTGCAATAAGCTAGCTAGTCGGCATGTACGTGTAGGTTTAGCCGAACCAAGCAATGCCCCATGCTGTGATATATGCGAAAATGCACCTG CATTCTTTTACTGTGAGATAGATGGTAGTTCGCTTTGTCTGCAATGTGACATGTTAGTACATGTTGGTGGCAAGCGAACTCACGGCCGCTTTCTTTTGCTCAGACAGCGAATCGag TTTCCAGGTGATAAGCCTAAACCAAACAATACGAGAGACAACTTGCAAAACCAAAGAGTCTCTGCAAATGCAAACGGTGAAGCTAATGGCAAGACTGATGATGAAATGATTGATCTAAACGCTAACCCGCAGAGAGTACATGAGCCATCATCAAATAACCAA GGAATCGATGTAAATAACACGAACAATCACGAGCCTGCAGGTGTTGGACCCTTTAAACGAGAGTCTGAGAAGTGA
- the LOC108820872 gene encoding B-box zinc finger protein 19 isoform X1: MRILCDACENAAAIVFCAADEAALCRSCDEKVHMCNKLASRHVRVGLAEPSNAPCCDICENAPAFFYCEIDGSSLCLQCDMLVHVGGKRTHGRFLLLRQRIEFPGDKPKPNNTRDNLQNQRVSANANGEANGKTDDEMIDLNANPQRVHEPSSNNQGIDVNNTNNHEPAGVGPFKRESEK, from the exons ATGCGGATTTTGTGCGACGCATGCGAGAACGCCGCCGCTATTGTCTTTTGCGCTGCCGATGAAGCTGCCCTTTGCCGCTCCTGCGATGAGAAa gtTCATATGTGCAATAAGCTAGCTAGTCGGCATGTACGTGTAGGTTTAGCCGAACCAAGCAATGCCCCATGCTGTGATATATGCGAAAATGCACCTG CATTCTTTTACTGTGAGATAGATGGTAGTTCGCTTTGTCTGCAATGTGACATGTTAGTACATGTTGGTGGCAAGCGAACTCACGGCCGCTTTCTTTTGCTCAGACAGCGAATCGag TTTCCAGGTGATAAGCCTAAACCAAACAATACGAGAGACAACTTGCAAAACCAAAGAGTCTCTGCAAATGCAAACGGTGAAGCTAATGGCAAGACTGATGATGAAATGATTGATCTAAACGCTAACCCGCAGAGAGTACATGAGCCATCATCAAATAACCAA GGAATCGATGTAAATAACACGAACAATCACGAGCCTGCAGGTGTTGGACCCTTTAAACGAGAGTCTGAGAAGTGA
- the LOC108819196 gene encoding protein BASIC PENTACYSTEINE5-like, with amino-acid sequence MESGGQYDNGRYKPDYFKGTPPSVWNIMPQHQIKEQHNALVMNKKIMSILAERDSALKERNEAVAAKKEALAARDEALEQRDRALSERDNAIMERETALNALHYPENNLNHHILSRGGNEGTHLPNPSPPSTIPADKKPTKRKKESKQGKDLNRLVASPGKKCRKDWDVNDVGLNLLAFDETSMPVPVCTCTGTARQCYKWGSGGWQSSCCTTTLSQHPLPQMPNKRHSRMGGRKMSGNVFSRLLSRLAGEGHDLSSPVDLKDYWARHGTNRYITIK; translated from the exons ATGGAGAGTGGTGGCCAGTATGATAATGGGCGGTACAAGCCTGATTACTTCAAAGGGACACCACCTTCTGTG TGGAATATAATGCCTCAGCATCAGATAAAGGAGCAGCATAATGCCCTCGTCATGAACAAGAAGATCATGTCCATCCTCGCCGAGAGAGACTCTGCTCTCAAGGAACGAAACGAAGCCGTAGCTGCCAAGAAGGAAGCTTTAGCCGCTCGTGACGAAGCACTCGAGCAACGGGACAGAGCTCTCTCCGAAAGAGACAATGCCATCATGGAGAGGGAAACTGCGTTGAATGCTCTTCACTACCCTGAGAACAACTTAAACCATCACATTCTGTCACGTGGTGGAAATGAAGGAACCCACCTACCGAACCCTTCCCCTCCATCAACTATTCCAGCCGACAAGAAGCCCACCAAAAGGAAAAAAGAGAGCAAACAGGGAAAAGACCTGAACCGTCTGGTCGCTTCTCCCGGGAAGAAGTGCAGAAAAGATTGGGACGTTAACGACGTCGGTTTAAATCTACTCGCGTTCGACGAGACGTCGATGCCAGTGCCCGTGTGCACTTGCACGGGCACTGCTCGTCAGTGTTACAAATGGGGAAGCGGCGGGTGGCAGTCGTCTTGCTGCACGACCACATTGTCTCAGCATCCTCTCCCGCAGATGCCGAACAAGCGGCATTCTCGGATGGGTGGTAGGAAGATGAGCGGGAACGTCTTCTCCAGGTTACTTAGCCGTTTAGCTGGCGAAGGGCACGACCTCTCCTCTCCCGTTGATCTCAAGGACTATTGGGCTAGGCACGGTACGAATCGGTACATCACTATCAAGTAG
- the LOC108822060 gene encoding LOW QUALITY PROTEIN: F-box/kelch-repeat protein At4g38940 (The sequence of the model RefSeq protein was modified relative to this genomic sequence to represent the inferred CDS: deleted 1 base in 1 codon), whose translation MDHDLSSESESDHICSPSSQPSPISSLPEELFIDITARVPRSYHPTLSQVSRRFRSLISSPELYARRSILGRAEQCIYVAVSKDKASCCIHWFTLCNTERFGRHHHRLAHISSLPPMPIHGSYVSVGSNIFVMDGIHDWSIESSVSLIDCRTHRARPLADMPRAVAGSVAEAIDDKVYVIGGTDGHSPSRTVMVFDTKTEVWEVKTGPDWREGGEKGLSSVAMGGKIFMRTCYSSFVYDPSGDRWERDEAFHSMGWSNSCAVEGVLYYYDARGRCLRGYDPELRSWGVVKGLEGLLPEGCCSWSKTASYGGGGRMVLFMQKEEIWCSEIVVERRQGGDIWGQVEWCEVVLGGDFRIIDCLPVAVLL comes from the exons ATGGATCATGACCTCTCTTCCGAAAGTGAATCTGATCATATATGTTCACCTTCCTCACAACCGTCTCCGATCTCTTCACTCCCCGAAGAACTATTCATCGACATCACAGCGCGTGTCCCGCGGAGCTATCACCCGACTCTCTCCCAAGTCTCCAGGCGTTTCCGCTCGCTCATCTCCTCGCCGGAGCTTTACGCGAGACGATCCATCCTGGGACGCGCGGAGCAATGCATCTACGTGGCAGTCTCCAAAGACAAGGCCTCTTGTTGTATCCACTGGTTCACTCTCTGCAACACAGAACGATTTGGTCGTCATCATCATCGATTGGCTCACATCTCCTCGCTCCCTCCGATGCCTATACACGGAAGCTACGTCTCCGTCGGGTCCAACATCTTCGTGATGGATGGGATTCACGACTGGAGCATCGAATCTAGCGTCTCGCTCATCGATTGTCGGACTCACAGGGCTCGGCCTCTCGCTGACATGCCCAGGGCGGTGGCTGGCTCGGTCGCGGAAGCTATCGACGATAAGGTTTATGTAATTGGAGGAACGGATGGTCATTCTCCGTCGAGGACTGTGATGGTGTTCGACACGAAGACTGAGGTTTGGGAGGTTAAGACGGGGCCAGATTGG AGAGAGGGTGGCGAAAAGGGGTTGAGCAGTGTGGCTATGGGAGGGAAGATATTCATGAGGACTTGCTACAGTAGCTTCGTGTACGATCCGAGTGGAGATAGGTGGGAGAGAGACGAGGCTTTTCACTCCATGGGGTGGTCGAATTCGTGTGCGGTGGAAGGTGTGTTGTATTACTATGATGCTCGCGGGAGGTGTTTGAGGGGTTATGATCCGGAGCTGAGATCTTGGGGAGTGGTGAAAGGTTTGGAAGGTTTGTTGCCTGAGGGTTGTTGTTCGTGGTCGAAAACAGCGAGTTACGGCGGTGGTGGGAGGATGGTTTTGTTCATGCAGAAGGAGGAGATTTGGTGCTCAGAGATTGTGGTGGAAAGACGCCAAGGAGGAGATATTTGGGGTCAAGTTGAGTGGTGTGAGGTTGTGCTTGGTGGTGACTTTCGCATTATAGATTGTCTACCCGTGGCTGTTCTGCTCTGA
- the LOC108822059 gene encoding fructose-bisphosphate aldolase 2, chloroplastic, with translation MASTSLLKASPVLDKSEWVKGQSVLFRQPSSASVVLRNRATALTTRAASSYADELVKTAKTIASPGRGILAMDESNATCGKRLDSIGLENTEANRQAYRTLLVSAPGLGQYISGAILFEETLYQSTTEGKKMVDVLVEQNIVPGIKVDKGLVPLVGSNNESWCQGLDGLSSRTAAYYQQGARFAKWRTVVSIPNGPSALAVKEAAWGLARYAAISQDSGLVPIVEPEILLDGEHDIDRTYEVAEKVWAEVFFYLAQNNVMFEGILLKPSMVTPGAESKDRATPEQVASYTLKLLRNRIPPAVPGIMFLSGGQSELEATLNLNAMNQTPNPWHVSFSYARALQNTCLKTWGGRAENVNAAQTTLLARAKANSLAQLGKYTGEGESEDAKEGMFVKGYTY, from the exons ATGGCATCAACCTCACTCCTCAAGGCATCTCCAGTGTTGGACAaatccgagtgggtcaagggCCAAAGCGTTCTCTTCCGTCAGCCTTCTTCCGCCTCCGTCGTCCTACGCAACCGTGCCACCGCCCTTACCACCCGTGCCGCTTCTTCCTACGCCGATGAGCTTGTTAAGACTGCG AAAACAATTGCGTCTCCGGGACGCGGAATCTTGGCGATGGACGAGTCGAACGCGACTTGCGGGAAGCGTTTGGACTCGATCGGGCTAGAGAACACCGAGGCAAACCGTCAAGCGTACCGGACGTTGCTTGTCTCTGCACCTGGTCTCGGTCAGTACATCTCCGGAGCAATCCTGTTCGAGGAGACTCTCTATCAGTCTACCACCGAAGGCAAGAAAATGGTCGACGTCCTCGTCGAGCAGAACATCGTCCCCGGTATCAAAGTTGACAAG GGTTTGGTGCCACTTGTTGGTTCTAACAATGAGTCATGGTGCCAAGGACTCGATGGTCTATCCTCTCGCACCGCTGCTTACTACCAACAGGGTGCTCGTTTCGCTAAATG GCGTACTGTTGTGAGCATTCCCAACGGTCCGTCTGCTCTCGCTGTGAAAGAAGCTGCTTGGGGGCTTGCTCGATACGCTGCCATTTCACAG gaCAGTGGATTGGTTCCAATTGTGGAGCCTGAGATCTTGTTGGACGGAGAGCACGACATTGACAGGACTTACGAAGTGGCCGAGAAGGTTTGGGCTGAGGTTTTCTTTTACCTTGCTCAGAACAATGTCATGTTTGAAGGTATCCTCCTTAAGCCGAGCATGGTGACTCCCGGAGCCGAGTCTAAAGACAGAGCTACTCCTGAACAAGTTGCCTCCTACACCCTTAAGCTCCTCCGCAACAGAATCCCTCCGGCCGTCCCCGGAATCATG ttCTTGTCCGGAGGACAATCAGAGTTGGAGGCAACTTTGAACCTGAACGCAATGAACCAGACACCAAACCCATGGCACGTGTCATTCTCCTACGCACGTGCTCTCCAGAACACTTGTCTGAAAACATGGGGAGGCAGAGCTGAGAACGTGAACGCAGCTCAGACTACTCTCTTGGCTCGTGCCAAGGCCAATTCGTTGGCTCAGCTCGGAAAATACACCGGAGAAGGTGAGTCTGAAGATGCTAAGGAGGGTATGTTCGTCAAAGGCTACACCTACTGA
- the LOC108819431 gene encoding SH3 domain-containing protein 2 has protein sequence MEAIRKQASKLREQVARQQQAVLRQFGGGGYGGSDTVVTDEEELHRHQQLEKLYISTRSAKHFQRDIVRGVEGSIVTGSKQVEIGTKLCEDSRRYGSGNTCTSGNTLTRASLSFANARDQMEKVRGTLLKTLGTQVAEPLRAMVTGAPLVDARHLAQRYERMRQEAESQTIEVSKRQAKVRENPGNPELVMKLEYSEAKLQDLKSNMTILGKEAASAMASVEDQQQNQTLQRLITLVEAERSYHQKMLEIIERLQGEMRVEQQRIEAPQTPQVENITSSPPPPSYEEASNGSVNASHGHDGTSDAMGYFLGEVMFPYQSDSEFELSLSVGDYVVIREVTSSGWAEGECKGKAGWFPYDYIERRDRVLATKVVEVF, from the exons ATGGAAGCAATCAGAAAACAAGCTTCGAAGCTCAGAGAACAAGTGGCCAGACAGCAACAG GCTGTCCTGAGACAATTTGGGGGAGGAGGCTATGGAGGTTCAGATACTGTAGTAACCGACGAGGAAGAGTTACATAGGCATCAGCAACTCGAGAAGCTTTACATCTCCACACGTTCTGCTAAG caTTTTCAACGGGACATTGTTCGTGGTGTTGAAGGATCCATCGTTACAGGATCCAAACAAGTCGAAATag GTACAAAGTTGTGTGAAGACAGCAGGAGATATGGTTCAGGGAATACATGTACAAGTGGTAACACGCTAACAAGAGCTTCACTTAGTTTTGCAAATGCTCGGGATCAAATGGAGAAAGTGCGCGGAACTCTCCTGAAGACTCTTGGCACACAG GTGGCCGAGCCATTGAGAGCAATGGTAACGGGAGCTCCGTTGGTGGATGCTCGACATCTAGCACAACGCTACGAACGGATGCGACAAGAAGCTGAATCTCAG ACTATTGAAGTATCAAAGCGACAAGCTAAGGTTAGAGAGAATCCTGGTAATCCAGAACTAGTAATGAAGTTGGAATATTCTGAAGCAAAATTACAAGATCTTAAATCAAATATGACCATATTGGGTAAAGAAGCAGCTTCCGCCATGGCTTCTGTTGAAGATCAGCAACAAAACCAAACTCTCCAGCGGCTAATAACTTTG GTTGAAGCAGAGCGTAGCTATCACCAAAAGATGCTTGAGATCATTGAACGGCTACAAGGAGAG ATGAGAGTTGAGCAACAAAGAATCGAAGCGCCTCAAACTCCACAAGTAGAGAACATCACATCttcgcctcctcctccttcatATGAAGAAGCTAGTAATGGATCAGTAAATGCTTCTCATGGGCATGATGGAACATCAGACGCCATGGGATACTTCTTAGGAGAG GTTATGTTTCCGTATCAATCCGATTCAGAGTTTGAGCTCAGCTTATCGGTTGGAGACTATGTTGTTATCAGAGAG GTAACGAGCAGCGGATGGGCAGAAGGAGAATGTAAAGGCAAAGCAGGTTGGTTTCCTTATGACTATATCGAAAGAAGGGATCGTGTGCTTGCCACTAAGGTCGTAGAGGTTTTCTAA
- the LOC108822633 gene encoding kinesin-like protein KIN-7D, mitochondrial — MASSSFSNRRPPSPASSTSSSHLSNNRLIPRSSSTSASSSFTNSGSRSMTTLSRTFSDSGLVGGSGSFGTASPVPYPSEELLGEPVEETVSSERDSISVTVRFRPLSDREYQRGDEVAWYPDGDTMVRHEYNPLTAYAFDKVFGPQANTMDVYDVAARPVVKAAMEGVNGTVFAYGVTSSGKTHTMHGDQESPGIIPLAIKDVFSIIQDTPGREFLLRVSYLEIYNEVINDLLDPTGQNLRVREDSQGTYVEGIKEEVVLSPGHALSFIAAGEEHRHVGSNNFNLMSSRSHTLFTLMIESSATGDEYDGVIFSQLNLIDLAGSESSKTETTGLRRKEGAYINKSLLTLGTVIGKLSEGKATHIPYRDSKLTRLLQSSLSGHGHVSLICTITPASSSNEETHNTLKFASRAKSIEIYASRNQIIDEKSLIKKYQREISVLKLELDQFRKGMLVGVNHEELISLKQQLEEGQVKMQSRLEEEEEAKAALMSRIQKLTKLILVSTKNSIPGCLGGVPTLQRSLSAGIDDKLASLLLDNDNPGSPSSTLALVADASLGFSHRRSSSKLNGETSPVAESTQGVMTPDEIDLLVEQVKMLAGEIAFSTSTLKRLVDQSVNDPENSKTQVQNLEHEIQEKQRQMRALEQLIIESGEASIANASLVEMQQKVMSLMSQCHEKSFELEIKSADNCILQEQLQKKCTENKELHEKVNLLEQRLNAVSSEKSSPSCSNNAVSGEFADDLKRKIQSQEIENEKLKLEHVHIVEENSGLRVQNQKLAEEASYAKELASAAAVELKNLASEVTKLSLQNTKLGKELAAARDLAQTRNPMNGVNNRKYSDGVKSGRKGRISSGRSSGDEFDSWNLDPENLKMELQARKQREAGLESALAEKEFIEDEYRKKAEEAKRREEALENDLANMWVLVAKLKKDNGVLSEVNGTDSSRELEKNQSNMVLKERQVANVPRQPEVVVVAKTEETPKEEPLVARLKARMQEMKEKEMRSQANGDANSHICKVCFESSTAAILLPCRHFCLCKSCSLACSECPICRTKISDRLFAFPS; from the exons ATGGCTTCATCATCGTTCTCGAACCGTAGACCACCGAGTCCCGCTTCTTCGACTTCCTCTTCTCATCTCAGCAACAACCGTCTCATCCCCCGCTCTTCCTCCACCTCCGCCTCGTCTTCGTTCACCAACTCCGGCTCCCGATCTATGACCACGCTTAGCCGCACCTTCTCCGACTCGGGGCTAGTCGGCGGCTCCGGGAGCTTCGGGACCGCGTCGCCTGTCCCTTACCCGTCGGAGGAGCTTCTCGGCGAGCCTGTGGAGGAGACTGTTAGCTCCGAGCGGGATAGTATCTCCGTCACCGTTCGTTTTCGTCCGTTGAG TGATAGAGAGTATCAAAGAGGAGATGAAGTTGCTTGGTACCCTGATGGCGATACCATGGTTAGGCACGAGTACAACCCTCTCACTGCTTATGCTTTCG ATAAAGTTTTTGGACCACAAGCGAATACTATGGACGTTTATGACGTAGCTGCAAGACCAGTTGTTAAGGCAGCAATGGAAGGTGTTAACG GAACTGTTTTTGCTTATGGTGTTACAAGCAGTGGAAAGACTCATACCATGCAT GGTGATCAAGAATCTCCTGGAATCATACCGCTAGCAATAAAAGACGTGTTCAGTATCATCCAGGAT ACTCCAGGACGGGAGTTCCTGCTCCGTGTTTCATATCTTGAAATATACAACGAG GTGATAAATGATTTACTGGATCCAACCGGCCAAAATTTACGAGTTAGAGAGGATTCTCAG GGCACTTATGTTGAGGGTATCAAGGAAGAAGTTGTTTTGTCTCCTGGTCATGCACTATCATTCATTGCAGCTGGTGAAG AACATCGCCATGTTGGTTCAAATAATTTCAATTTGATGAGCAGCAGAAGTCACACTCTGTTTACACTG ATGATTGAAAGTAGTGCTACTGGAGATGAATATGATGGAGTTATTTTTTCTCAACTC aaTTTGATTGATTTGGCTGGATCTGAGAGTTCCAAAACTGAAACAACTGGATTGAGGAGAAAGGAAGGTGCATACATCAACAAGAGTCTTCTAACTCTTGGAACT GTGATTGGGAAACTTAGTGAGGGTAAGGCAACTCACATTCCATATCGTGACTCTAAGCTAACTCGTCTGCTGCAATCATCACTAAGTGGTCATGGGCATGTTTCG CTCATATGTACAATTACTCCCGCGTCAAGCAGTAATGAGGAAACTCATAATACTTTGAAATTTGCCAGCAGAGCAAAGAGTATAGAAATATATGCTTCACGCAATCAG ATTATAGACGAGAAGTCACTGATTAAGAAATATCAAAGAGAGATCTCAGTCCTCAAACTAGAACTTGATCAGTTTAGAAAGGGTATGCTTGTTGGTGTCAATCATGAAGAGTTAATAAGCTTAAAGCAACAG TTAGAAGAAGGTCAAGTTAAAATGCAATCAAgattggaggaagaagaagaagctaaagcAGCTCTAATGAGCAGAATCCAAAAGCTTACCAAGCTCATACTCGTCTCTACCAAGAATTCTATTCCTGGATGTTTGGGTGGTGTACCCACTCTCCAGCGCAGTCTCTCTGCGGGCATAGATGAT AAATTGGCTTCTCTGCTCTTGGATAATGATAATCCGGGATCTCCATCTTCTACCTTGGCTCTTGTAGCAGATGCTTCCTTAGGTTTTAGCCACCGAAGATCTTCCAGTAAATTGAATGGCGAAACCTCACCGGTGGCGGAATCTACTCAA GGTGTCATGACACCAGATGAAATCGACCTTCTCGTTGAACAAGTTAAGATGCTTGCTGGTGAAATAGCTTTCAGTACAAGCACACTAAAGCGTTTGGTGGATCAGTCCGTAAATGATCCTGAAAACTCAAAAACTCAG GTACAGAATCTGGAACATGAGATTCAAGAAAAGCAAAGACAAATGAGGGCCTTAGAACAGCTCATAATTGAGAGTGGTGAAGCTTCAATTGCCAATGCATCATTGGTTGAGATGCAACAG aAAGTTATGAGTTTGATGAGCCAGTGCCATGAGAAGAGCTTTGAGCTGGAg ATCAAATCAGCAGATAATTGCATTCTCCAAGAACAACTACAGAAAAAG TGCACCGAGAACAAAGAACTACATGAAAAGGTGAACCTTCTAGAGCAACGTTTGAATGCAGTATCTAGTGAAAAATCATCACCATCTTGTTCCAACAACGCGGTATCTGGAGAGTTTGCTGACGATCTAAAAAGGAAAATACAGTCGCAG GAGATAGAGAACGAAAAGTTGAAGCTAGAACATGTCCATATTGTAGAAGAGAACAGTGGTTTGCGAGTACAGAATCAAAAACTAGCTGAAGAAGCTTCATACGCCAAGGAACTAGCCTCTGCTGCCGCTGTTGAGCTGAAAAATCTGGCTAGTGAAGTAACAAAACTCTCACTCCAAAACACAAAGCTAGGCAAGGAATTGGCAGCTGCAAGAGACTTGGCTCAAACGCGTAACCCCATGAACGGAGTTAATAATCGCAAGTATAGCGACGGGGTAAAGTCAGGAAGAAAGGGAAGGATCTCTTCAGGCAGGTCAAGTGGTGATGAGTTTGACTCATGGAATCTCGACCCGGAAAATCTGAAAATGGAGTTGCAGGCAAGGAAACAGCGAGAGGCGGGTCTTGAGTCTGCACTGGCAGAGAAAGAGTTCATAGAAGACGAATACAGGAAAAAAGCAGAAGAAgcaaagagaagagaggaagcTTTGGAAAACGATTTGGCAAACATGTGGGTACTTGTTGCCAAGTTGAAGAAAGACAATGGTGTATTGTCTGAAGTCAATGGCACTGATTCTTCAAGGGAATTGGAGAAGAATCAAAGCAACATGGTTCTGAAAGAGAGACAAGTCGCGAATGTACCGAGACAGCCTGAAGTAGTTGTGGTAGCTAAAACTGAAGAGACACCAAAAGAGGAACCTCTTGTTGCTCGTCTCAAG GCACGGATGCAAGAAATGAAGGAGAAAGAGATGAGATCACAAGCGAATGGAGACGCAAACTCTCACATTTGTAAAGTGTGCTTCGAGTCTTCCACGGCAGCAATTCTACTCCCTTGCCGCCATTTCTGCT TATGTAAATCATGTTCCCTGGCTTGCTCTGAATGCCCAATCTGCCGCACAAAGATTTCTGATCGGCTCTTTGCCTTTCCGTCTTGA